A single genomic interval of Legionella israelensis harbors:
- the aceF gene encoding dihydrolipoyllysine-residue acetyltransferase, whose translation MAEENKIKVPDIGGATNVDVIEILVNEGDEIDTDTPLITLESEKASMDIPSPKAGKVKEIQVKAGDKVSEGDLILTLEGQEAKSSKEDKSTEKKTEKDIESGKKSTPSEQQEETHEKTEIKEVRIPDIGGATDVDVIEIMVQSGDKISKDQALITLEGDKATMDIPAPCAGVVDKISMNVGDKVSQGDLILTLQVKTDKKVEIEASEETENKKKEKEEKLPTTETKSEAVKAPVQEKEEAVMLPAGPAVRKIAREFGVDLGKVKGTGRKSRITKEDIQNYVKQKLSEKTTATGVSLPPAPQIDFSKYGEIDIKPLNKIKRLTGINVHRSWINIPHVTQFDEADITELESFRKTEQEKAKKAGYKLTVLAFVCKVVSKALKEFPQFNTSLDESGENLIYKKYFNIGIAVETENGLVVPVIRDVGQLSVADIAKEMARLSSKARDKGLMPVEMSGGCFTISSLGGIGGTAFTPIVNGPEVAILGLSRSSVKPVYDGDKFAPRLMLPLSLSYDHRVIDGAEAARFTRYIAETLGDIRRVLL comes from the coding sequence ATGGCAGAAGAAAATAAAATAAAGGTTCCTGATATCGGTGGTGCTACCAATGTGGATGTGATAGAAATTTTAGTAAATGAAGGGGATGAAATAGATACAGATACTCCTTTAATTACTTTGGAGTCAGAGAAGGCCAGTATGGACATTCCATCTCCCAAAGCAGGTAAGGTGAAGGAAATTCAAGTAAAAGCGGGTGATAAAGTTTCGGAAGGCGATCTGATTTTAACATTGGAAGGACAAGAGGCTAAATCCAGTAAAGAGGATAAATCTACAGAAAAGAAAACAGAAAAAGATATCGAGTCTGGTAAAAAATCAACCCCGTCTGAACAGCAAGAAGAAACTCATGAAAAAACAGAAATTAAAGAAGTGAGAATTCCTGATATTGGCGGGGCAACTGATGTAGATGTGATCGAGATTATGGTTCAAAGTGGAGATAAAATTTCAAAGGACCAAGCACTGATTACTTTGGAAGGGGATAAGGCCACCATGGATATACCAGCTCCTTGTGCAGGAGTTGTTGATAAGATCAGTATGAATGTAGGTGACAAAGTTTCTCAAGGAGATTTGATATTAACTTTGCAGGTTAAAACAGATAAAAAAGTGGAAATAGAAGCTTCTGAAGAGACAGAGAATAAAAAAAAGGAAAAAGAAGAGAAGCTACCAACGACAGAAACAAAATCTGAAGCAGTCAAAGCACCGGTTCAGGAAAAGGAAGAGGCAGTAATGCTTCCTGCCGGGCCTGCGGTTCGTAAAATAGCCAGGGAATTTGGTGTAGATCTTGGCAAGGTAAAAGGAACGGGTCGAAAATCCAGAATTACCAAAGAAGATATACAAAATTATGTAAAACAGAAACTGAGCGAAAAAACAACAGCCACAGGAGTTTCTTTGCCTCCTGCTCCCCAGATCGATTTCAGTAAATATGGGGAAATAGATATAAAACCTTTAAATAAAATTAAAAGGCTGACTGGCATCAATGTTCACCGCTCATGGATTAATATTCCACATGTAACTCAATTTGATGAAGCCGATATAACTGAGTTGGAGTCATTTCGCAAGACGGAGCAGGAAAAAGCAAAAAAAGCGGGTTATAAGTTAACTGTTTTGGCTTTTGTCTGCAAAGTGGTGAGCAAGGCATTAAAGGAATTCCCACAGTTCAACACATCTCTGGATGAGAGTGGAGAAAATTTAATTTACAAAAAATATTTTAATATTGGTATTGCTGTTGAAACAGAAAATGGCCTCGTTGTTCCTGTCATTCGAGATGTGGGGCAGCTTTCGGTTGCTGATATTGCCAAGGAAATGGCTCGTTTAAGCTCAAAAGCACGTGATAAAGGTTTAATGCCGGTAGAAATGAGCGGTGGTTGTTTTACTATTTCAAGTCTTGGCGGCATTGGTGGTACGGCTTTTACCCCCATTGTGAATGGCCCGGAAGTTGCTATTCTTGGCTTGTCTCGTTCATCAGTGAAACCGGTTTATGATGGTGATAAATTTGCACCGAGGCTGATGCTTCCTTTATCTCTTTCCTACGATCATCGAGTGATTGATGGCGCAGAAGCCGCACGTTTTACGCGCTATATTGCTGAAACATTGGGTGATATCAGGCGTGTGTTATTGTAA
- the minC gene encoding septum site-determining protein MinC: MAANSLKSQAFKLKGRLYTFTVLQVIHPEIELFSRQLTEIIAKAPKLFENAPVVLDFSCVNRFDFDLKNLCQVIREQGIIPVAIQGGNSFLDTVAQCQGLAVLKSSSTQDKPLDGQEQENALPDSVKAKIYSAPVRSGQQVVAKNSDLIVTSSVSHGAELLADGHIHVYGALRGRVLAGISGDSEARIFCMSLDAELISIAGFYRLSDAIDSQTGPCQIYLKDEHIHIEPL; this comes from the coding sequence ATGGCTGCAAATTCACTCAAATCCCAGGCTTTCAAACTAAAAGGCAGACTTTATACCTTTACTGTGCTTCAGGTAATTCATCCTGAAATCGAATTGTTTTCCCGGCAATTGACTGAAATCATTGCAAAAGCACCTAAACTCTTTGAAAACGCACCGGTTGTATTGGATTTTTCCTGTGTGAATCGGTTTGATTTTGACTTGAAGAATCTTTGCCAAGTTATCAGAGAGCAGGGGATCATTCCTGTAGCGATACAAGGTGGTAATTCTTTTCTCGACACCGTGGCCCAATGTCAAGGACTTGCGGTCTTGAAATCATCCTCTACACAGGATAAGCCTTTGGATGGCCAGGAACAGGAAAATGCACTGCCGGATTCAGTAAAAGCAAAAATTTATTCAGCACCAGTCCGTTCTGGTCAGCAAGTGGTTGCTAAAAACAGCGACTTGATCGTCACATCATCGGTGAGTCATGGAGCAGAACTGTTGGCTGATGGCCATATCCATGTTTATGGTGCATTGCGTGGACGAGTTTTGGCAGGAATTTCCGGTGATAGTGAGGCCAGAATATTCTGCATGTCTCTGGATGCTGAGTTGATCTCCATCGCTGGCTTTTATCGTTTAAGCGATGCGATTGATAGCCAGACAGGTCCCTGTCAGATTTATTTAAAAGATGAACATATACATATTGAGCCTTTATGA
- the aceE gene encoding pyruvate dehydrogenase (acetyl-transferring), homodimeric type: MSDNMKNDIDPVETREWLDALQSVFAVDGKERAAFILKQLVKKAKTEGLSLTESIHTPYRNTIPVHAEKSMPPDDGLGKRISALIRWNAVAMVLRAGKYAPELGGHIASYASAATLYEIGFNYFFKGPKGKNGGDLLYIQGHSSPGIYARAFLEGRLTEKQLAHFRQEVEGEGLSSYPHPWLMSHFWQFPTVSMGLGPLQAIYQARFLKYLENRSLIKSEGRKVWAFLGDGEMDEPESVGALSIAAREKLDNLIFVVNCNLQRLDGPVRGNGKIIQELEGLFRGAGWNVIKVVWGGRWDPLFARDDQGLLQKRMEECVDGDYQAYKANDGAYVREHFFGQYLELKKMVENYSDDEIWRLNRGGHDPQKVYAAYTAATEHTGSPTVILAKTIKGYGMGAAGEGQNITHQQKKMTIEQLRAFRDRFSIPISDDDIDKVPFYRPDDESPEIQFLTKQREALGGYLPSRTTEGEPLKIPELSAFSNVTKGTGDREISTTMAFVRILSTLLKDKELGSRIVPIIPDECRTFGMEGLFRQIGIYSPVDQLYTPVDHEQVMYYREARDGQILEEGINEAGAFCSWIAAATSYSSNKLTMIPFYIYYSMFGFQRVGDLAWAAGDMQARGFLLGGTAGRTTLAGEGLQHQDGHSHILSSTIPNCVSYDPTYAYELAVIIQNGLKRMYEKQENIFYYITVMNENYSHPDMPKNVEEGIIKGMYLLKEAAKKSKNHVQLLGSGTILREVIEAARMLKEDFSITADIWSITSFTELRRDGLSVERYNRMNPDSKPREAYVSSQLKDRKGPIIASTDYMRLYAEQIRPFISAPYITLGTDGYGRSDTREQLRHFFEVDAKYVVLAAVSALAEQGNVSKSLVSEVMKRYDIHPDKPEPVTQ; the protein is encoded by the coding sequence ATGTCTGATAATATGAAAAATGATATTGATCCAGTGGAAACACGTGAGTGGCTTGATGCATTACAGTCTGTTTTCGCTGTGGATGGAAAAGAACGCGCTGCTTTTATATTAAAGCAACTGGTCAAAAAGGCGAAAACTGAAGGCTTGAGTTTAACGGAATCTATTCATACCCCTTATCGAAACACCATTCCTGTGCATGCAGAAAAATCAATGCCTCCAGATGATGGATTAGGTAAACGCATCAGTGCTTTAATACGTTGGAACGCCGTAGCAATGGTTTTAAGAGCTGGTAAATATGCTCCCGAGCTGGGCGGTCATATTGCCTCTTATGCTTCCGCAGCCACATTATATGAAATTGGTTTTAATTATTTTTTTAAAGGCCCCAAAGGTAAAAACGGCGGTGATTTGTTGTATATACAAGGACATTCTTCACCTGGTATTTATGCCCGTGCTTTTTTAGAAGGCCGGTTGACAGAGAAACAGCTTGCTCATTTCAGGCAGGAAGTAGAGGGAGAGGGACTTTCTTCTTATCCTCATCCTTGGCTCATGAGTCATTTCTGGCAATTTCCTACCGTTTCCATGGGTTTGGGTCCTTTACAAGCCATTTATCAGGCTCGTTTTTTAAAATATCTTGAAAATCGCAGCCTGATTAAATCTGAAGGGCGGAAAGTATGGGCATTTCTCGGTGATGGAGAAATGGATGAGCCTGAATCTGTAGGTGCTTTATCGATAGCAGCAAGGGAAAAGTTAGACAATCTTATTTTTGTGGTGAATTGTAATTTACAACGGCTTGACGGACCAGTGAGAGGTAATGGCAAAATCATCCAGGAATTGGAAGGACTATTCCGCGGCGCTGGCTGGAATGTTATCAAAGTGGTCTGGGGAGGGCGTTGGGATCCATTGTTTGCCCGCGATGACCAGGGTCTGTTACAAAAGCGGATGGAAGAATGTGTAGATGGGGACTATCAAGCTTATAAAGCCAATGATGGTGCGTATGTAAGAGAACACTTCTTTGGTCAATATCTTGAATTAAAAAAAATGGTTGAAAATTACTCCGATGATGAAATCTGGCGTTTGAACCGTGGTGGGCATGATCCACAAAAAGTATATGCCGCCTATACAGCTGCCACAGAACATACAGGCAGTCCCACGGTTATTCTTGCCAAAACCATTAAAGGTTATGGTATGGGAGCTGCAGGTGAAGGCCAAAACATTACCCACCAACAAAAGAAAATGACTATTGAACAGCTTCGTGCTTTCCGAGATCGTTTCAGTATACCTATAAGTGATGATGATATTGATAAAGTTCCCTTTTATCGGCCGGATGATGAGAGTCCGGAAATTCAATTTTTGACAAAACAACGTGAAGCTTTGGGAGGATATTTACCTTCCAGAACAACGGAAGGTGAACCTTTAAAAATACCGGAACTGTCGGCATTTTCCAATGTAACAAAAGGGACAGGTGATCGGGAAATATCAACCACTATGGCTTTTGTTCGTATATTGTCAACCTTATTAAAAGATAAGGAATTGGGTTCAAGAATTGTCCCTATTATACCTGATGAATGTCGAACATTCGGAATGGAAGGTCTATTCAGACAGATCGGTATTTATTCCCCAGTCGATCAGCTTTATACGCCGGTTGATCATGAACAAGTCATGTACTATCGTGAGGCTCGTGACGGCCAGATTCTGGAGGAAGGCATCAATGAAGCCGGAGCTTTTTGCTCGTGGATAGCTGCTGCCACCTCTTACAGTTCTAACAAACTCACGATGATTCCATTTTATATTTATTATTCAATGTTTGGTTTCCAGAGGGTTGGTGATTTAGCCTGGGCGGCTGGTGACATGCAAGCTCGCGGATTTTTGCTGGGCGGAACGGCTGGTCGTACAACTCTTGCAGGTGAAGGATTGCAACATCAAGATGGACACAGTCATATACTGTCTTCTACGATTCCTAATTGCGTGAGTTATGATCCAACTTATGCCTATGAACTCGCGGTGATCATTCAAAATGGCTTGAAACGTATGTACGAAAAACAGGAAAATATTTTTTATTACATTACGGTTATGAATGAAAACTATAGCCATCCTGATATGCCTAAAAACGTTGAAGAAGGAATAATTAAAGGCATGTATTTGCTTAAGGAAGCTGCGAAAAAGTCAAAAAACCATGTTCAATTGCTCGGCAGCGGTACGATTTTACGAGAAGTTATTGAGGCTGCAAGAATGTTAAAAGAGGACTTTTCCATCACCGCAGATATCTGGAGCATTACCAGTTTTACCGAATTACGGCGTGATGGTTTGTCGGTGGAACGGTATAATCGCATGAACCCTGATTCAAAGCCAAGAGAAGCTTATGTAAGCAGTCAGTTAAAAGATCGCAAAGGTCCTATTATCGCCAGTACAGATTATATGAGACTGTATGCCGAACAAATTCGTCCGTTTATATCAGCACCTTATATAACTTTAGGTACAGATGGATATGGGCGTAGCGATACACGTGAACAATTAAGACATTTTTTCGAAGTGGATGCAAAATACGTTGTGTTAGCGGCTGTAAGTGCGTTAGCTGAACAGGGGAATGTCTCGAAATCTCTTGTTTCTGAGGTCATGAAACGTTATGACATTCATCCTGATAAACCTGAACCAGTGACACAGTAA
- the rlmN gene encoding 23S rRNA (adenine(2503)-C(2))-methyltransferase RlmN, translating into MMNQTVNLLDYNYQQLRHLCMEWGEKPFRAQQLIQWIHQKGCMDFSNMSNLGKDFRKKLCQSAIIKLPEIVSSQKSSDGTCKWLLKLDCGNCIETVYIPETARGTLCVSSQVGCGLNCSFCSTAKQGFNRNLTTAEIIGQVWLAVRELSTQQGTHDKHITNIVMMGMGEPLLNFDNVVTAMDIMMDDFAYGLSKRRVTLSTSGVLPELERLKQISPVSLAVSLHAPNDSLRNELVPINKKYPLAQLMAICKNYFKDEPKRKVTFEYVMLKDVNDQPEHAEQLIKLLSNVPAKVNLIPFNPFPMTQYERSSLKTINEFRDRLVAKGINTITRKTRGDDIDAACGQLAGEVQDRTSRSRRWQKLHFNLNKEEKTAS; encoded by the coding sequence ATGATGAATCAGACAGTTAACTTACTTGATTACAATTACCAACAATTACGTCATTTGTGCATGGAGTGGGGTGAGAAGCCTTTTCGTGCTCAGCAGTTAATCCAATGGATTCATCAAAAAGGCTGCATGGATTTTTCAAACATGAGCAATCTTGGCAAAGATTTCCGGAAGAAACTTTGCCAATCTGCAATCATCAAATTACCAGAAATAGTTTCCAGCCAGAAATCCAGCGATGGCACTTGTAAATGGTTATTAAAACTTGACTGCGGTAATTGCATTGAAACCGTCTACATTCCTGAGACTGCGCGTGGAACATTATGTGTCTCTTCTCAGGTGGGTTGTGGGCTTAACTGTAGCTTTTGCTCCACGGCGAAGCAAGGATTTAACCGAAACCTTACTACAGCTGAAATCATTGGGCAGGTTTGGCTTGCTGTTCGAGAATTATCAACTCAACAAGGAACACACGACAAACATATTACGAATATTGTTATGATGGGAATGGGCGAGCCTTTGCTAAATTTTGATAATGTAGTAACCGCTATGGACATTATGATGGATGATTTTGCTTATGGTCTTTCTAAAAGGCGGGTTACTCTAAGTACATCAGGTGTGTTGCCGGAACTTGAGCGGCTAAAACAAATCAGTCCGGTATCTTTGGCGGTATCTTTACATGCTCCTAATGACTCTTTACGTAATGAATTGGTGCCTATTAATAAAAAATATCCTTTGGCACAACTAATGGCTATATGTAAAAACTATTTTAAAGATGAACCCAAACGGAAGGTTACTTTTGAATATGTCATGCTCAAAGACGTGAATGATCAGCCTGAGCATGCTGAGCAATTAATTAAGCTGCTTAGTAACGTTCCTGCAAAAGTGAACTTAATTCCTTTTAACCCTTTCCCCATGACCCAGTATGAGCGATCCTCATTGAAAACCATTAATGAATTTCGTGATCGACTGGTAGCGAAAGGCATTAATACCATTACCCGCAAAACAAGAGGTGATGACATCGATGCTGCATGCGGCCAGCTAGCCGGTGAAGTCCAGGATAGAACAAGCCGATCACGGCGATGGCAAAAATTACATTTTAATCTGAATAAAGAAGAAAAAACCGCTTCATAA
- the ndk gene encoding nucleoside-diphosphate kinase: protein MSKELTLSIIKPDAVAKSVIGQIYTRFENAGLIIVAAKMMQLSREEAERFYDIHKVRPFFNDLVEFMISGPVMVQVLKGENAVMKNRELMGATNPKEAAPGTIRADFAESIDANAVHGSDSLENAEREIHFFFEPHEICDR from the coding sequence ATGTCTAAAGAATTAACCTTATCCATCATTAAACCTGACGCGGTTGCGAAATCAGTGATTGGACAAATTTATACACGTTTTGAAAATGCTGGCTTAATTATTGTAGCTGCTAAAATGATGCAACTTTCGCGTGAAGAGGCGGAGCGTTTTTATGACATTCATAAAGTGCGGCCATTTTTTAATGATCTGGTAGAGTTTATGATTTCTGGTCCCGTGATGGTACAGGTATTAAAAGGGGAAAATGCTGTCATGAAAAATCGTGAACTTATGGGAGCCACTAATCCCAAAGAAGCTGCTCCAGGTACAATCCGTGCTGATTTTGCTGAAAGCATTGATGCCAATGCAGTTCATGGTTCAGACAGCCTTGAAAATGCTGAACGTGAGATTCATTTTTTCTTTGAACCTCATGAAATTTGTGATCGATAA
- a CDS encoding cation:proton antiporter: protein MHDGLVFNTIFLVFAGAALLSTIVLYTRQSLLVAYIILGAVLGPWGLRLVTDVGIIQQVGDIGIVFLLFLLGLHLQPQNLIHMLKKVTWVALISSLLFAAIAYFIGRWFGLTVTESLVLGASMMFSSTIIGLKLLPTTILHHQHTGEVMISVLLMQDVIAIIILIIINGAEQGGQFSLEDLLLVSIALPLLTLSAFLVERYVLVKLLARFDRTQEYVFLLSIAWCLSLSVAAKKLGLSEDIGAFVAGVALASSPISLFIAESLKPLRDFFLVMFFFSVGATFNFSYAAQVLIPAGILATLMLILKPLVFWLLLYKAGEKKPVSKEVGIRLGQASEFSLLVASIALATKLISEVASNLIQATTILTFIVSSYFVVLKYPTPIALSDKMRKD, encoded by the coding sequence ATGCATGATGGTTTGGTTTTTAATACAATTTTTTTAGTGTTTGCAGGCGCAGCGTTGTTATCTACTATTGTGTTATATACCAGGCAATCTCTGCTCGTCGCTTATATTATTCTTGGCGCGGTCTTAGGGCCCTGGGGGCTTCGGCTTGTTACCGATGTTGGTATAATACAACAAGTCGGTGATATAGGTATTGTGTTTCTATTGTTTTTGCTGGGATTGCATTTACAACCGCAAAATCTAATCCACATGCTTAAAAAAGTAACCTGGGTGGCATTGATCAGTTCATTGTTGTTTGCGGCTATTGCTTATTTTATTGGACGCTGGTTTGGGTTAACCGTGACAGAATCGCTCGTGCTTGGCGCATCCATGATGTTTTCAAGTACGATCATCGGTTTAAAGCTTTTACCGACCACTATACTTCATCATCAGCATACAGGTGAGGTGATGATCAGTGTCTTATTGATGCAAGACGTTATCGCTATTATTATTCTGATTATCATTAACGGCGCTGAACAGGGAGGGCAGTTTAGTCTTGAGGATCTTCTTTTAGTCAGCATAGCACTTCCTCTATTAACGCTTTCTGCTTTTTTGGTGGAGCGTTATGTTCTTGTAAAATTACTTGCTCGCTTTGACCGTACCCAGGAATATGTTTTTCTTTTATCTATAGCCTGGTGCCTGAGTTTATCTGTTGCTGCTAAAAAACTTGGACTTTCAGAAGATATTGGTGCTTTTGTTGCAGGAGTTGCTCTGGCATCCAGTCCGATTTCATTGTTCATTGCCGAAAGTTTGAAGCCCTTAAGAGATTTTTTTCTGGTGATGTTTTTCTTTTCTGTAGGAGCAACCTTCAACTTCAGTTATGCAGCCCAGGTTCTCATTCCAGCTGGCATCTTAGCTACACTTATGCTGATTTTGAAACCTTTGGTTTTTTGGTTGCTGCTTTATAAAGCCGGTGAGAAGAAGCCGGTTTCCAAAGAAGTTGGTATACGTCTGGGACAGGCCAGTGAATTTTCCTTATTGGTAGCAAGCATTGCCCTGGCAACCAAACTTATATCCGAAGTGGCATCGAATCTGATACAGGCTACAACTATCCTGACTTTTATCGTTTCATCTTATTTTGTTGTCTTAAAGTATCCAACACCTATTGCCTTATCGGATAAAATGCGGAAGGATTAG
- a CDS encoding tRNA-(ms[2]io[6]A)-hydroxylase, whose protein sequence is MSKPLNSDLQFLFDFLKTATPKDWIEYAVEHLPILLIDHAHCERKAAATALNFISKYPEKEAVVEIMSPLAREELLHFEKVIAILQQKNIAFSPLKPSNYAQQLHQHVAANNGKERLRDQLIIGAIIEARSCERFYQLIPHLNDPHLVRFYRTLVKSEARHFENYLHLAQRYGGEINQRLDFFLHLENEFICSKDTVFRFHSGIPGSL, encoded by the coding sequence ATGTCAAAGCCATTAAATTCCGATTTACAGTTTTTATTTGATTTTTTAAAAACAGCTACACCTAAGGACTGGATCGAATATGCCGTTGAACATTTGCCTATATTGTTAATTGATCATGCGCATTGTGAACGTAAAGCGGCTGCCACTGCCCTTAATTTTATCAGCAAATACCCGGAGAAAGAGGCTGTTGTTGAGATCATGTCACCCTTGGCCAGAGAGGAACTCCTTCATTTTGAGAAAGTCATTGCTATTCTTCAGCAGAAAAACATTGCTTTTTCTCCACTGAAACCCTCTAATTATGCCCAGCAATTACATCAACATGTAGCAGCGAACAATGGTAAGGAAAGGCTGCGAGATCAATTAATCATTGGAGCAATTATTGAAGCGAGATCCTGTGAGCGCTTTTACCAGCTTATTCCTCATCTTAATGATCCTCATCTAGTGCGTTTTTATAGAACTCTGGTGAAATCGGAAGCAAGGCATTTTGAAAACTATTTACATCTTGCGCAAAGATATGGCGGCGAAATTAATCAGCGACTTGATTTTTTTCTCCATTTGGAGAATGAATTTATCTGTTCAAAAGATACGGTTTTCCGCTTTCACAGCGGAATTCCGGGCTCGCTTTAA
- a CDS encoding UDP-2,3-diacylglucosamine diphosphatase, producing MIAAVFISDLHLSPDEPDISRRFDHFLLWAQQHSVKTIYILGDFFHAWPGDDGIDEWCKEIAKKIKSLSSKGILFYYMHGNRDFLLGKQFAKLAGWTMIDEPALIDCGEEKVMLAHGDGYCTQDVHHQRFRRLTRNRWFKRFFLFLPYFLRIRLVKAVRQRSQSNRKPIEAMDVVEEAFLSHMQQISVNTLIHGHTHKPGVHQYEKNNRLFRRYVLSDWDDRPQLLCYDKSKGFYFNQLSLEAE from the coding sequence ATGATTGCAGCTGTTTTTATTTCTGATTTACATCTTAGTCCTGATGAACCTGATATCAGTCGTCGTTTTGATCACTTTCTTCTATGGGCACAACAGCACTCCGTGAAAACAATTTATATCTTAGGTGATTTCTTTCATGCCTGGCCAGGGGATGATGGTATCGATGAATGGTGTAAAGAAATCGCAAAAAAAATAAAATCACTAAGTTCAAAGGGTATTTTATTTTATTATATGCATGGTAATCGTGATTTTTTATTAGGTAAGCAGTTTGCAAAACTGGCTGGTTGGACGATGATTGATGAACCTGCATTAATAGATTGTGGCGAGGAAAAAGTGATGCTGGCGCATGGTGATGGTTATTGCACTCAAGATGTTCATCACCAACGCTTCAGACGTTTAACGCGTAATCGCTGGTTTAAACGTTTTTTTCTATTTTTGCCTTATTTTTTGCGCATCAGGCTAGTCAAGGCTGTCCGTCAACGCAGCCAGTCAAATCGCAAGCCAATAGAGGCTATGGATGTGGTGGAAGAGGCCTTTTTATCCCACATGCAACAGATAAGTGTGAATACATTAATTCATGGACATACACATAAACCAGGTGTGCATCAATATGAAAAAAATAACCGTCTGTTTCGCCGCTATGTGCTGAGTGACTGGGATGACAGGCCACAATTATTGTGTTATGATAAATCAAAAGGTTTTTATTTTAACCAGTTGTCACTGGAAGCGGAGTGA